In Bythopirellula goksoeyrii, a single window of DNA contains:
- the mddA gene encoding methanethiol S-methyltransferase: protein MKRFLYFVYGVACHLLFLGTFIYMAGFVGNLLVPKTIDSAPAGPIGVAVVVNLLLLALFAAQHSIMARPTFKQVWTRIIPEPIERSTYVLATCLVTIVLFWQWRTIDVIVWDVQTQALRVAAWALFAIGWLVVPAVTLLLDHFDLFGTRQVWLHLTRKDYTPLPFRAPLVYKHVRHPLYIGWAIFFWAAPTMTLGHLLFAVVLTGYMVLAVFAEERDLVDNLGHEYVEYRRRVPKFIPRFTGAALASRAGCASQIS from the coding sequence TGCTGTTTCTCGGAACTTTCATCTACATGGCCGGTTTTGTGGGAAATCTGCTGGTACCGAAGACGATCGACTCGGCTCCGGCAGGTCCGATCGGTGTGGCGGTCGTGGTGAATCTGTTACTGCTGGCACTGTTCGCTGCCCAGCACTCGATCATGGCCCGACCAACTTTCAAACAAGTCTGGACTCGGATCATCCCGGAACCGATCGAACGTAGCACGTATGTACTCGCCACGTGCCTGGTAACGATCGTGTTGTTCTGGCAGTGGCGTACGATCGACGTGATTGTGTGGGATGTGCAGACCCAGGCTCTACGAGTTGCGGCGTGGGCATTGTTCGCGATAGGTTGGTTGGTCGTGCCTGCCGTGACCCTGCTGCTCGACCATTTCGATCTCTTTGGAACGCGCCAAGTATGGCTTCACTTGACCAGGAAAGACTATACACCACTGCCATTTCGTGCTCCCCTGGTTTACAAGCATGTCCGGCACCCATTGTACATCGGCTGGGCAATCTTTTTCTGGGCTGCACCGACGATGACTTTGGGGCACTTGTTATTCGCAGTTGTGCTGACCGGATACATGGTGCTGGCGGTTTTCGCCGAAGAGCGCGATTTAGTGGATAACTTGGGACACGAATACGTTGAGTACCGTCGTCGAGTTCCGAAGTTTATTCCGCGATTCACGGGTGCCGCATTGGCTTCCCGAGCGGGGTGTGCATCTCAAATATCGTAA
- a CDS encoding CopG family transcriptional regulator, with protein sequence MIRTQISLSSEEYAAAKLEAQRLGISLAELLRRSLRTLLPVDETAPWMRYAGMIESGDANSSQRIDEIIYGNKP encoded by the coding sequence ATGATTCGCACTCAAATAAGTCTCTCGTCGGAAGAATACGCAGCTGCCAAATTGGAAGCCCAGCGGCTGGGCATCTCATTGGCCGAGTTACTCCGTCGTTCATTGCGGACGTTGCTTCCAGTGGATGAAACCGCCCCCTGGATGCGTTATGCCGGCATGATCGAATCCGGGGATGCAAATTCCAGCCAGCGCATCGACGAGATCATCTATGGGAACAAACCCTAG
- the trpA gene encoding tryptophan synthase subunit alpha, protein MSAIDDLFTKLRAENRKALMPFVTAGDPDLEFTAEVIQELVARGAAMCEVGIPYSDPIADGPVIQASYTRALDKKVKLAGILNMLGAVAPQVSAPLVTMVSYAIIYRHGVEAYADELNERGLAGMIVPDLPVEESPQLAEICAKRDLSLVQLITPTTPQDRALRIAATSSGFIYYVSVAGITGERTQLPPELVERVTWLREQTPLPVCIGFGISQPEHVRMLSQVADGLIVGSAVVRRIAETTENGRQATLKSVGDYVSSLLAALN, encoded by the coding sequence ATGTCTGCTATTGACGATCTTTTTACGAAACTCCGGGCCGAAAACCGCAAGGCACTGATGCCGTTTGTTACAGCGGGTGACCCCGATTTGGAATTCACGGCAGAGGTGATTCAGGAACTTGTCGCTCGTGGGGCGGCAATGTGCGAAGTCGGCATTCCCTATAGCGATCCAATCGCCGACGGGCCGGTCATTCAAGCATCCTACACGCGGGCGCTCGACAAGAAAGTCAAGCTCGCTGGGATTCTCAATATGCTCGGAGCAGTGGCCCCGCAAGTCTCTGCACCTTTGGTGACCATGGTGAGCTATGCGATTATCTATCGCCATGGCGTGGAAGCCTACGCCGACGAACTCAACGAACGGGGCCTCGCGGGAATGATCGTGCCCGACCTACCCGTCGAAGAATCTCCCCAGTTGGCAGAGATCTGCGCGAAACGCGATTTGAGTCTCGTGCAGTTAATCACCCCGACGACTCCGCAAGATCGGGCCTTGCGGATTGCTGCCACTTCCAGTGGGTTCATCTACTACGTGTCGGTGGCGGGGATCACCGGCGAGCGCACCCAACTCCCTCCCGAGTTAGTTGAGCGAGTAACTTGGCTACGCGAGCAAACGCCTCTTCCAGTCTGTATCGGGTTTGGCATCAGCCAACCGGAGCACGTACGAATGCTGTCCCAGGTGGCCGACGGTCTGATTGTTGGCTCAGCCGTGGTGCGTCGCATCGCCGAAACTACTGAGAATGGCCGACAAGCAACTCTCAAGTCCGTAGGTGACTATGTCTCATCTCTGCTGGCAGCGTTGAATTAA
- a CDS encoding REP-associated tyrosine transposase, translating to MSDYHRYFVPGGMYFFTVVTYGRRPILTTEEGREFLRTSVQKIKQDKPFELFATVLLPDHWHLVLQLPPDDADYSTRIKRIKEEFTHKWLEAGLPEASVTAAQLERGERGIWQPRFWEHTIEDEDELECCVDYIHWNPRKHNLVSRVRDYPWSSFHRFVELGQYDLNWGGAKPITIVGKDDWGEP from the coding sequence ATGTCTGACTATCATCGCTACTTTGTGCCTGGTGGAATGTACTTCTTCACCGTCGTCACGTACGGTCGACGACCGATTCTGACGACTGAAGAGGGTCGGGAATTTTTACGTACTTCAGTGCAAAAGATTAAACAGGACAAGCCATTCGAGCTTTTCGCAACGGTCTTGTTGCCTGACCATTGGCATTTGGTATTGCAATTGCCACCGGACGATGCGGACTATTCCACTCGAATCAAGCGGATCAAAGAGGAATTCACGCACAAGTGGTTGGAGGCAGGATTGCCAGAAGCATCTGTCACAGCAGCGCAACTTGAGAGAGGGGAGCGCGGGATCTGGCAGCCACGATTCTGGGAGCACACGATCGAAGACGAAGACGAACTGGAATGTTGCGTGGACTACATTCATTGGAACCCGCGTAAACACAATTTGGTCTCACGAGTCCGAGATTATCCTTGGTCCTCATTCCACCGCTTTGTCGAATTGGGTCAATATGATCTGAACTGGGGAGGCGCAAAACCCATTACAATCGTTGGGAAAGACGATTGGGGCGAACCCTGA
- a CDS encoding type II toxin-antitoxin system VapC family toxin: protein MGTNPRAYVDTSALIAFTDRSDSYHPLFSQLFSRPPALITTPLVIAEGHAWFLRRYDRQRGLQFLAMIEEMRPLSVLPIGPKEQAGAMILLRKFSDQDLTLADATGLHVMRTQRIKTCWSTDFHLGLTGISLVIHDT from the coding sequence ATGGGAACAAACCCTAGAGCCTATGTCGATACGTCGGCATTGATCGCATTTACAGATCGCTCGGATTCCTACCACCCTCTTTTCAGTCAGCTTTTTTCTCGACCTCCTGCGCTGATAACGACCCCTTTAGTTATTGCAGAAGGACATGCTTGGTTTCTCAGGCGATACGATCGACAGCGCGGATTGCAATTCTTGGCGATGATAGAAGAGATGCGTCCCCTCTCCGTGCTTCCCATCGGTCCTAAGGAACAGGCAGGGGCAATGATTCTACTACGCAAGTTCTCAGATCAAGACCTAACTCTTGCCGATGCGACTGGTCTCCATGTAATGCGGACTCAACGTATCAAAACGTGCTGGTCCACCGATTTCCATCTGGGGCTCACCGGTATATCGCTTGTGATTCATGACACGTAG
- the trpB gene encoding tryptophan synthase subunit beta, protein MLPDTKQTATQIPDAAGRFGAFGGRYVPETLVYALDKLVEEYAAAKADQQFQADLDDLLHNYVGRPSPLYLARRLTEKCGGAEIWLKREDLNHTGAHKINNTLGQALLTLRMGKKRVIAETGAGQHGVATATACAHFGLDCVVYMGEEDIRRQAPNVFSMKLLGAEVRPVSSGSRTLRDAINEAMRDWMSSVDTTHYILGSVVGPHPFPQIVRDFQAVIGRETIEQSRNRFDDLPDLVVACVGGGSNAAGMFYPFIEHSDVKLVGVEAGGRSMKPGDHASPLTYGSPGVLHGSFSYVMQDEDGQTCDVHSMSAGLDYPGVGPEHSFWKDSGRVQYTSCTDGAAMQAFDALAENEGILPALESAHALAEAMRLASTMKKSERIVVCLSGRGDKDASELARLKGVKFG, encoded by the coding sequence ATGTTACCAGACACGAAGCAAACTGCTACTCAGATTCCCGATGCCGCCGGACGTTTCGGTGCGTTCGGGGGGCGCTATGTGCCAGAGACACTGGTATATGCGCTTGATAAGCTCGTCGAAGAGTACGCCGCCGCGAAAGCGGACCAGCAGTTTCAGGCGGACTTGGACGATTTACTGCACAACTATGTAGGCCGTCCCTCGCCGCTGTATCTCGCACGGCGACTCACTGAAAAATGCGGCGGCGCGGAAATCTGGCTAAAACGCGAAGACCTCAATCACACCGGTGCCCATAAAATAAACAACACACTCGGCCAAGCGCTGCTCACCCTGCGGATGGGCAAGAAGCGAGTGATTGCCGAGACCGGTGCGGGCCAGCACGGCGTAGCGACTGCGACCGCCTGTGCCCACTTTGGCCTGGACTGCGTGGTCTACATGGGTGAGGAAGACATTCGCCGCCAGGCTCCCAATGTGTTCAGCATGAAACTGCTGGGGGCCGAAGTGCGACCCGTGAGTAGCGGTTCGCGCACCCTTCGCGATGCAATCAACGAAGCGATGCGCGACTGGATGTCGAGTGTCGATACGACGCACTATATTCTTGGCTCGGTCGTGGGTCCGCATCCCTTCCCGCAAATCGTCCGCGATTTTCAAGCGGTGATTGGTCGTGAAACCATCGAACAATCCCGCAATCGCTTTGACGACTTGCCTGACTTGGTCGTTGCTTGTGTCGGAGGGGGCAGCAATGCGGCAGGCATGTTCTATCCGTTTATCGAACACTCTGATGTAAAACTTGTTGGCGTGGAAGCGGGTGGTCGCAGTATGAAACCTGGCGATCACGCTTCACCGTTGACCTACGGCAGCCCTGGTGTGCTCCACGGCAGTTTCAGCTACGTGATGCAAGATGAAGATGGTCAGACTTGCGATGTGCATTCGATGTCGGCGGGGCTGGACTATCCAGGAGTCGGCCCGGAGCACAGTTTCTGGAAGGACTCCGGTCGAGTGCAGTACACAAGTTGTACGGATGGTGCTGCCATGCAGGCGTTCGATGCCCTGGCAGAGAACGAAGGCATCTTACCAGCGTTAGAGTCAGCCCACGCGCTTGCCGAGGCAATGCGGTTGGCAAGCACGATGAAGAAGAGTGAGCGGATTGTGGTGTGCCTTTCCGGCCGTGGCGACAAAGATGCATCGGAACTTGCTCGCCTGAAGGGTGTCAAGTTTGGGTGA